The region ccattccattcaactgctcttccaactcctttgctgtctctgactagaactaagatctacttaaacctaactaatctaaggacatcacacacagccatgctcgaggcaggattcgaacctgccaccgtagcagtcacgcggttccagtctaaagcacctagaaccgcgcagccactGCAGCCTGTACCTGGTCTTTCGTTTCTTCGTTATCTCCCATTAGTTAACACTGCATAGTTGATAAGGGGCCCTTGCAAGCACATTTTTGAAGTTTAATAGCTTCCATGTCTCATGTATTTGTTGCCATATTCATATTGATTTGGCGGCTCGTTTTTGGGGCACCCGCTGCTAGATAGTTattgatgcgtacagcaacttCCCTTTTGTTGTGTCTATGTCTTTTACAAGTCGCAGCAGGAGTCGTCCATGCAAAGAAGCATGGCGGGGAGCAGGCTGATGGTCCGCGCAAGAGCGACAGTTTGCAAGCAAATTATCAATTTGTTTACcaatgccgacccaagtgcagtggTGAAGCGCTAATTGCTTCATCTGCACTATACTCCATTGACCAGCGTGCAGTAATCGGAGAATTTCCGATTGCAGCGAACGAGGTAgaaccacacgagactgatcattgtcagtttgTAACAAAAAATcaccgtggtgtacagacaagttgtgacgttgcgcaaaaAAACATTGAACAAGTGCATCACGAATCTGCGTAAGAGACgaaggccattgagtacgaatatactgcaaaagaatctgtAAAGAAGAATCGGCGGCCGTCGCAGAAGCAATGCGTCGAAAATCCACCGGAAAATCATCAGCTTATTCCTTATACtgcgaatcaataaacatgcatgacaattCTGAAGAATAAAATTCGTCGTCAGGACGTATAGGGAGGTGAGACAATGCGTCGGGATTGCCATGCTGGGCCGTAGGCCGAAACAAAATTCCGTAATTATATAGTTAGTCTAAATAAGGACCATTGTTGCAACTTTTGTGCAATACGGGCTGGAACTGGCTTTGGGTGGTGAAACAACGACGTCAAATGCATATGCTCAGTGACCAAACAGAACTTGCGAACTTGGCCACTCCAtagacaatagctaaagcttctttctcgatttgagaatagttttgctgggctgAATTGAGCAAATTAGACGCAAAACCGATAGGTTGATCGACTGAATTAATGCGGTGATGTGAGAAGATGCATTGACAGCCAAGACAACAGCTTTTgagggatcgaaaggaatcaaacTGCCAtaaaagcagatttgagcttgtggaaagcagcctCGCATTCAGAAGaccaaacaaaagaaacgttcttaCGCCTAAGGCAATACAAAGGCGCTAcaatctgcgctgcatttggtataaaccgaacATAATATGTAATTTTGTCCAACACAGACTAAAGTTATTTTAACTTCCTGAGTGCCGGCAAGTCCCAGATCGCACTGAGATGTGATGGTGACgggtggataccctgtccgttaatcatTTGTTCTAAATACTGAATATCTCAAGACTGGGAGGAAGCCGGACCACTCTACACGTTGTACTCTGATTTAAGTTCTAACTCAAAGTCTATAACCCACGTTTCATCAACAGTGAGTAACAGATGCAGAAAGACTTCACCTCAAAACTCGAATGTCTGTTTCGTAAATACAGAAATACCCTGCCATTCGTGTTTTTGTTCAGCAGTGTAGCGGAAGGACGGACTGCACACAAATGGTTCTCTAGTTGAAGTGATTTGCcattctacagctacatctgcatctacatttatactccgtaagtcacgcaacggtgtgtggcgaagggcactttacgtgccactttaattacctccctttcatgttccactcgcgtatggtttgcgggaagaacgactgccagaaagcctccgtgcgaatctctctaattttacattcgtgacctcctcgggaggtataagtagggggatgcaatatattcgatacctcatccagaatcgcaccctctcgaaacctggacagcaaactgcacagcgatgcagagcgcctctcttgcagagactgccacttgagttgctaaacatctccgtaacgctatcacgcttaccaaataaccctgtgacgaaacgcgccgctcttctttggatcttctctatctcctccgtcaacccgatctggtacggatcccacactgatgaccaatactcaagtataggccgaacgagcgttttgtaagccacctcctttgttgatggactccattttctaaggactcacccaatgaatctcaacctgacacccgccttaccaacaattaattttatatgatcattccacttcaaatcgttcttcacgcatactcccagatattttacagaagtaactgctaccagtgtttcttccgctgtcatataatcatacaataaaggatccttctttctgtgtattcgcaatacattacattagtctattttaagggtcagttgccactccctgcaccaagtgcctatccgctgcagatcttcctgcatttcgctgcaattttctaatgctgcaacttctctgtatactacagcatcatccgtgaaaagccgcatggaacttccgacactatctactagatcatttatatatattgtgaaaagcaattgtcccatagcactcccctgtggtacgccagaggttgctttaacgtctatagacgtctctccattagtTTACTAAAGTCAGTGGAACCTCTATGGTCTCAGTAGGTTCTCCCAACTTTGCATGACATTCTTCTGTCACTGATTTTACACCTCTCGCATCCCTAACTTTTTTGGAACTTCTGATTTCAGGTTATCATTTATGCCTACCGAAATGCTTCAAAAATAATAAGGAATGCAAGAAACTGTTCAATGATCTAGTATGAACTCGCAACTAATGGCACTCACAGATCTGTACAATCCTGTGTAATTATCTCGAGTAGAGTTTCTACGTAAGTGTATGATATTGCACCTTCATCAGTGATAGTAGTAAACATCTGTGCAAGTTTAATTTTAAGTAAGTATTGCTGAAAAACAGAGAACTCTATTATTCTATCTCAACAgtcatttcttcttctgttacatCCCTTTGCTCGTTCCAAGGTATAGTAACATAATTTGAAATTTAATATTATATCTAGATACCACATCtaggaaataaaagagaaaatcCTGATTTAcatatagaaaattttatttttaaggttacagtaatacagcaatataaataaattagaacacaaaatgaaatatctTAAACAGCCTTGTAGATTCTCTTCGCCGAAACGCTTCCAAAGGTGTAAGTCTGCAACATAAAGTACGTCGAGACATTAGTGCAGATCATAAACGTGAACGAATCATTTCAAGTGCTGATAAAAAAAAGACATGAAATTAATACTATTCCCATTGAGTAATCTCAAAATTAATGTCTAAATCAAGAGAACTTTGATATTGTGGCTGATGAGCCTGTAAAAAATTCTATATTAGACAAGTAAGGACAGCTACAGATATGACATACCACGACCAGCTGCTGAGAGCTGAAGCTCTTCTCGAGAGTCACGGTCTTGCCATCCTCGCCTTTCTCGACCTTGAGCAGCGTGTGGTCGTCCTTGAGGGAAACGGAGCTATTCCACTTGTGGCCCAGGATCTCCTCTGCAAACTCCTCTCCCAGACGGAAAGTGACGCTGGTCTGGTGGTTCCCTGTTTGGATTGTCTCTGTGTACTTGTCGCCATCCACAATCAATGTCACTCGAGCCTTCGTCTTCAGGGCTACCTGCTTGTGGGCTGGGTCTGTCACCCCTGCAAAATAAGTACACGTAGCATATGGACACAAAATATTGCCATTGGATTAGGGGAAGGTATCCTACTAAGTTATTCTCTCTCAGTACATATCTTGACGACAGAATGAAACAGAAGGTAATTTGCCTGTACTTCTTTCTGCAAACTTTTAGCACAGTGCTATTTTGAAACTACATCCAGAATCAGAACCAGAAACCAGACACCTCTTTTAATTTTTCCACACTCTTTGTAATCGTATGTGCTATATGCATGTGCCTTCTCCACAACTAAATGTTTTGAAACAAACATAATCAGTTGAGCATCGTAGGAGTAATTGGAATGATCTGAAGTATATACTACCTTGTGATCTCTAGGTAATTCAATCagctaataaataaattactgtggcACAGTTTCCATAACAAATGGGTCCAACCAACAAATTGGCAGGTTTTGTTTCTTCGTGCACAATGACACATTTCCTCAGCGAAGTAGCAAGTAAATATTTTAGTTAACTATGGACTCCTGGATTCGTATGCATAGTAAtatgtgttatgtgtgtgttgttgatgacgatgaaacacagaacagaTGAGGGGAACACGATGACAATCAAAACCGACTCGTATCAAAGAGTTCCATCCGTTCACCAAGTGATTCGCTGTCATGTCACAGGTCCTCACTTAATGCGTAATTGTGGATGTCTCATAGTCAAATTAAGACATGCTGTAAAGTTAGTACAACTAAAAAGTTACTTTTTTCTCCCCTTGATAGCTAAATCTAACAATGAAACTTTATTTTAATGCTAGGGTTCAGAATATCGGTTCCAAGCTGAGCACCATCGTAAAAACTTGCGGTACGACATTGGACTTCTGGAGTATTGCAGGGAAGCCAACAGACCTCTTAGGCATTACCAGAAAAGATACTAGCTTCACTAACTATTTGTTAGGGAATATTACTGAAGAATAATTCTAGACTTTGAACTGCGTCTTTACACCGTGAAAAATCTGTTCAGAGTTTAAGGAGCATTGAAAAACAGTTTTCCACTGTCACCTTCttgcactttggcgacttgcacttATTTGTTTACTGTTAGAATTGGATGGTCTACAGTCCATATACTACGACGGAGTGCACATCCAGTTAATGACAAAAGAAACAatgactgttataataattatacaTACACAACCACGACATTCAATCACAATATGCACAATGCAGTTAGGATGAACAATACCCATTTGAAGAATAACAGCTCTAGTGATGTTTTATGCTGTTCATGTCCATAGCTTCTGTAAGATATGGACTGAGCATAAAATTGAAGACATTTAAGGTGGAGATAGGAAGTGGAAATAAATAAGAGAATGTACGAAGATGTAGGGGTTAGATCCGAATCGCAGCTGTCATGGAGACTGACTACATTGTATTGCTGTTTCCTTATCTATATCGTCCTGTGATTATGTTTCAGGTTCTGAAGATACAGATCCTATGTTACCCTCACAGAACGTTTGTTAATAGTAACGTTACGCTACACTATAAAGAAGCAATTGAATTCTGGAGTGAAGATAAGCTATAGCTACTGTTGCTATAACTAGAACACTAATCTGATTTTTGCAGTGCTAGAAGCGTTTGACCTGCGCAAAATCTACGAATAACAGCTGTGTTTCTCTCGTTTGTAGTGGCAATGTTGGTGAGGACTTGGACGTAACTGTGGAGTGTGAGCTCCACACGCCACAGGAACACCACAGGAACTCTAAAGCTGCCTGACCTGATGGACATTGGAACCCAAATGTTCCTGATCGCGAATCTATCTCTCA is a window of Schistocerca gregaria isolate iqSchGreg1 chromosome 8, iqSchGreg1.2, whole genome shotgun sequence DNA encoding:
- the LOC126284701 gene encoding fatty acid-binding protein, muscle-like, with protein sequence MVKQFSGKTYELDLDSQQNVEAMFDVYGVTDPAHKQVALKTKARVTLIVDGDKYTETIQTGNHQTSVTFRLGEEFAEEILGHKWNSSVSLKDDHTLLKVEKGEDGKTVTLEKSFSSQQLVVTYTFGSVSAKRIYKAV